From Terriglobales bacterium, one genomic window encodes:
- a CDS encoding prepilin-type N-terminal cleavage/methylation domain-containing protein, with product MTKKNQKGFSLIELLIVVAIILIIAAIAIPNLLRSRIAANEASAVGSLRTINTAEVTYASTYPGCGFTTLTNMGGTGGAPTGAGLIDSVLASGVKSGYSFTVTPSGGQGTACDPTVNNPNTNYTATGERLSPQTGQRYFFTDQSGVIRYNTTGPATDTSAPLQ from the coding sequence ATGACAAAGAAGAATCAAAAAGGTTTTTCGCTGATTGAGTTGCTGATCGTTGTAGCGATCATTCTAATTATCGCCGCGATCGCGATTCCTAACCTGCTCCGTTCGCGTATTGCTGCTAACGAAGCGTCGGCTGTCGGTTCGCTCCGTACGATCAACACCGCTGAAGTTACTTATGCCTCCACGTATCCAGGCTGCGGCTTTACAACCCTGACCAACATGGGTGGTACCGGCGGAGCCCCGACGGGCGCAGGCTTGATCGACTCCGTTCTGGCGTCCGGTGTGAAGAGCGGTTACAGCTTCACGGTGACCCCTTCAGGCGGACAGGGAACGGCCTGCGATCCCACGGTTAACAACCCGAACACCAACTACACAGCGACTGGTGAGCGCCTGTCGCCGCAAACCGGGCAGCGTTACTTCTTCACCGACCAGTCGGGCGTCATCCGCTACAACACCACTGGTCCGGCGACCGACACCTCTGCCCCGCTGCAGTAA